The Rhododendron vialii isolate Sample 1 chromosome 6a, ASM3025357v1 genome includes a window with the following:
- the LOC131330891 gene encoding ornithine decarboxylase-like, whose protein sequence is MAANTKSLQIIMGAPGVKGKTVTALPKDGLTDLIRSVVSENQDFKEPFYVLDLGVVTSLMEKWTRSLPTVRPFYAVKCNPDPAFLGAMAALGSGFDCASQAEIESVLSLGVSPDRVIFAHPCKIESHIKYAAAVGVKLTTFDSIGEIEKIRKYHPECSLLIRIKPPDESGSMYPLGSKFGALPEEFAPLLQAAQSAKLTVSGVSFHVGSATTNFSAYRSAVAAAKAVFDTASQLGLPKMLVLNIGGGFTAGPNFDHAANAVKSALHEYFKNEPDLTVISEPGMFFAESAFTLATNIFGKRVRGASREYWINDGVYGSMNCVLSNVTLNAPFACTSNHGNPTCQGMKTYCSTVFGPTCAAVDTVLRGHQLPELQLNDWLVFPNMGAYTAAVGSNFNGFKAAITTHLVYSNP, encoded by the coding sequence ATGGCGGCCAACACTAAAAGCCTCCAAATCATAATGGGTGCACCAGGGGTGAAGGGGAAGACGGTGACTGCCCTACCAAAAGACGGACTGACGGATCTCATACGCTCCGTTGTCTCCGAAAACCAAGATTTCAAAGAACCCTTTTACGTCCTGGACTTGGGTGTGGTAACGTCTCTCATGGAGAAGTGGACTCGCAGCCTCCCAACCGTCCGTCCTTTCTACGCGGTTAAATGCAACCCCGATCCGGCTTTTCTGGGAGCCATGGCTGCTCTCGGCTCAGGCTTCGACTGTGCCAGCCAAGCTGAGATCGAATCCGTCTTGTCTCTCGGGGTTTCTCCGGATCGAGTAATTTTCGCTCACCCGTGTAAAATTGAGTCTCACATCAAGTATGCCGCTGCGGTTGGTGTTAAACTAACCACCTTTGATTCAATAGGCGAAATCGAAAAGATCCGTAAGTATCACCCGGAGTGTTCCTTGCTCATCAGGATCAAACCTCCGGATGAAAGCGGCTCCATGTACCCGCTTGGGTCAAAGTTTGGTGCCCTTCCAGAGGAATTTGCTCCACTCCTTCAAGCCGCCCAATCTGCAAAACTAACCGTCTCGGGTGTCTCGTTCCACGTCGGAAGCGCAACCACCAACTTCAGCGCTTATCGGAGCGCTGTAGCTGCGGCAAAAGCAGTGTTCGACACTGCTTCGCAGCTCGGCTTGCCCAAAATGCTCGTGCTAAACATTGGTGGGGGCTTCACGGCGGGTCCAAATTTCGACCACGCAGCTAACGCTGTTAAATCAGCCCTCCATGAGTACTTCAAAAACGAACCGGATCTAACTGTCATTTCCGAACCGGGCATGTTTTTCGCCGAGTCCGCTTTCACTCTGGCGACTAACATCTTCGGGAAGCGCGTGAGGGGGGCGTCGAGGGAGTACTGGATAAATGACGGCGTTTATGGGTCCATGAACTGTGTCCTGTCCAATGTGACATTGAATGCCCCGTTTGCGTGCACCTCGAATCATGGTAACCCCACATGCCAAGGGATGAAGACTTATTGTTCGACTGTGTTTGGGCCCACATGCGCCGCCGTTGACACGGTGTTGAGGGGTCACCAGCTACCGGAATTGCAGCTGAACGATTGGCTGGTGTTTCCAAACATGGGGGCGTATACGGCAGCAGTTGGTTCTAACTTTAATGGGTTTAAGGCCGCGATAACTACCCACCTTGTGTATTCCAATCCATGA